A single region of the Drosophila miranda strain MSH22 chromosome 2, D.miranda_PacBio2.1, whole genome shotgun sequence genome encodes:
- the LOC108157813 gene encoding 4-coumarate--CoA ligase-like 7 encodes MERSSTQFDKYTKIWSGPRPQSFFDADCSIGKILFAFMRNHPSNLCQISDTEGTALTNGEAITFAIRIAQQLKALGLKQDDVVGIAGTNTTYLMPVVLGCLLNGTPFHAVSPWHDEDTLKHLFSITRPRIIFCDGLVYPRISIISRMFKSHVYTLKDHRLGIPRVEDLLEPTKAELYYVPEPLLLGGDQTVAILCTSGTTGLPKAVTITNAACLFDFGFVTGQDVLLSFSTIDWSAGMFQMLFSACHGSTRIITDRAYTPEYLLQLVEKYKVTLLTLVPQQVASLIKAPTLSKQRLATIRFISIGGGSCYVANVLKMQEYLLNGQISYGYALTETGGVSANMGVAKPSSVGRIVPGVRVKILDDAGRSLGHGETGEILLHNGKQWNGYYGNPNESKRIQDYQGWFHTGDMGYFDDENYLHIVERKNEMLRFHGAQYCPHELEQVIAELPDVIEACVFGLWNDVDGDPAAAAVVKIPGSRLTEMDIVEYVAKRLVVTHKQLHCGVFFLPELPKTGSGKVLRQQARDQALGKKWSDYGNGH; translated from the exons GACCGCAGAGCTTCTTCGATGCGGATTGTTCGATTGGTAAAATACTGTTTGCGTTTATGCGAAATCATCCGTCGAATTTGTGCCAG ATCTCCGATACAGAAGGCACTGCCCTGACCAATGGAGAGGCCATCACCTTTGCCATTCGCATCGCCCAGCAGCTGAAGGCCCTGGGCCTCAAGCAGGACGATGTGGTGGGCATTGCGGGCACCAATACCACGTATTTGATGCCAGTGGTCCTGGGTTGTCTGCTGAATGGCACGCCCTTTCATGCGGTGAGTCCTTGGCACGACGAGGACACTCTGAAGCATTTGTTCTCCATCACGCGACCGAGGATCATCTTCTGCGATGGTCTCGTGTATCCACGGATCAGCATCATTTCGAGGATGTTCAAGAGTCATGTCTACACGCTGAAAGATCACCGTTTGGGCATTCCGCGAGTGGAGGATCTGCTGGAACCCACCAAAGCGGAGCTATATTATGT CCCCGAACCTCTCCTCTTGGGCGGCGATCAGACGGTGGCCATTCTGTGCACCTCGGGCACCACAGGACTCCCCAAGGCCGTGACAATAACCAATGCGGCTTGTCTTTTTGATTTTGG CTTCGTCACTGGCCAGGATGTTCTGCTGTCCTTCAGCACGATCGATTGGTCCGCCGGCATGTTCCAGATGCTCTTCAGCGCCTGCCATGGCTCGACGCGCATCATCACGGACCGCGCCTACACGCCCGAATATCTCCTGCAGCTGGTCGAAAAGTACAAGGTCACGCTCCTCACACTGGTGCCCCAGCAGGTGGCGTCTCTCATCAAGGCCCCAACGCTGAGCAAACAGAGACTGGCGACCATTCGATTCATCAGCATTGGCGGCGGCAGTTGCTATGTGGCAAATGTACTCAAGATGCAGGAGTATCTCCTTAACGGACAGATTTCGTATGGCTATGCTCTCACCGAAACCGGGGGCGTTTCGGCCAACATGGGCGTGGCAAAGCCCTCATCTGTGGGCAGAATTGTCCCAGGCGTGAGGGTGAAGATACTGGACGATGCCGGCCGCAGCTTGGGGCACGGCGAAACCGGTGAGATCCTCCTGCACAATGGCAAGCAGTGGAACGGCTACTACGGCAACCCCAACGAATCGAAGCGGATCCAGGACTATCAGGGCTGGTTCCACACCGGCGACATGGGCTACTTCGACGATGAGAACTACCTGCACATCGTGGAGCGCAAGAACGAGATGCTACGCTTCCATGGGGCCCAGTACTGCCCCCACGAGCTGGAGCAGGTGATTGCCGAGCTGCCGGACGTGATCGAGGCCTGTGTTTTCGGCCTGTGGAACGATGTGGATGGCGATCCAGCGGCCGCTGCTGTCGTCAAGATCCCCGGCAGTCGATTGACTGAAATGGACATTGTCGAGTATGTGGCCAAGCGTCTGGTGGTCACCCACAAGCAGCTTCACTGTGGCGTCTTCTTCCTCCCGGAGCTCCCGAAGACGGGCAGTGGCAAGGTCCTGCGGCAGCAGGCACGCGATCAGGCTCTGGGGAAAAAGTGGTCCGACTATGGCAATGGCCACTAA